The genomic DNA CAGCTACTCAGCGCTCTGGGGCATAGCGTTACGGCGGCCACGGATGCCGAAGAACTACGCGCCGTTGCTGGGCAAGAAGATTTTGACCTTATTATCAGCGATGTGCGCATGCCACCGACCATGACCGACGACGGCCTGCGCGCCGTGCATGACCTGCGAGCGGCCAACCCCACCCAGCCAGTGGTAGTGCTGAGCCAATACGTAGCGGCAAGCTACCTTGACCGACTCTTGGAGCACGGCGGATTCGGATACCTGCTCAAGGAACGCGTTTCTGATGTGGAAGAATTCGTGCACACGCTAGACGAGGTCGCGCACGGCGGCACCGTGGTGGACCCCGAGGTGGTCACTGCGCTGCTCTCTGCAAAGCGCAGTGGCCTGACCCAGCTCACCGCCCGCGAGCGAGAGGTACTGGGACTTATGGCCCAAGGATTGAGCAATAAAGAAATTGAAGACACGCTCGTGCTCACCGCCGGAGCGGTAAGCAAACATGTCTCCAATGTGTTTTTAAAGCTCGGGTTTCTGCCCGAGGACTCCAACCGGCGGGTAAAGGCCGTATTGGCGTGGCTGCGCCACACCGAGCGCTAGCCACACCCGGGCACGATGCTAGTTACTTCTTCGAGCTGAGCCCACCGAAAATATCGCTGGAACTCAGGG from Corynebacterium tuberculostearicum includes the following:
- a CDS encoding response regulator transcription factor gives rise to the protein MKLLLAEDSALLRAGLEQLLSALGHSVTAATDAEELRAVAGQEDFDLIISDVRMPPTMTDDGLRAVHDLRAANPTQPVVVLSQYVAASYLDRLLEHGGFGYLLKERVSDVEEFVHTLDEVAHGGTVVDPEVVTALLSAKRSGLTQLTAREREVLGLMAQGLSNKEIEDTLVLTAGAVSKHVSNVFLKLGFLPEDSNRRVKAVLAWLRHTER